The Microbacterium sp. KUDC0406 genome includes a window with the following:
- a CDS encoding class I adenylate-forming enzyme family protein, with translation MPITRTVLAAAQEHPDRIAIAGPDGSLTYAGLVEDSRRSFAVVDALHRERPVAPAPETGGIPITAISIDSAFHAARIVAGLAGYRAVSATIDPLWPLAHRVRVIVRSGIGVVISDSADLGEALAAEGWRGTVIGFEEFRMREAEAVPADPPTVRDGDEAFLLLFSSGTTSDPKAFLKTRAQYRANFAISSAHLEPRPGVATLAPGPLSYSLTLYALIECLASGGGAHLADVFEPAAIARRVRDERITRVVAVPAVVQALTDAARRERSAFAALELVVTGGANLPASIRAGLAEVLPAVRLISYYGAAEIGFIGDSRAGDGTLIGVYSGIGISVRDESGEPLPDGDVGELWVHAEACSDGYLAGTSTDTLVGPDGWATVHDQARVEVGRLALLGRAGDIAVTGGHKVSLPEVERAFDGMPGLGAVCAVSLPHPRLGAVVALVVESPAPSKDALRAWARKRLAPQFVPRRWYVVPVLSRTAGGKIRRGATAELALAPDAPAVRL, from the coding sequence GTGCCGATCACACGGACCGTGCTCGCTGCGGCGCAGGAGCACCCGGATCGGATCGCGATCGCCGGCCCTGACGGATCGCTGACCTACGCCGGGCTGGTCGAGGACTCCCGGCGCTCCTTCGCCGTCGTCGATGCGCTGCACCGCGAGCGCCCTGTGGCCCCGGCTCCGGAGACGGGTGGCATCCCGATCACCGCGATCAGCATCGATTCGGCGTTCCACGCGGCGCGCATCGTGGCGGGGCTCGCCGGATACCGGGCGGTCTCGGCGACGATCGACCCGCTCTGGCCGCTCGCGCACCGCGTGCGTGTGATCGTGCGCTCGGGCATCGGCGTCGTGATCAGCGACTCCGCCGATCTGGGCGAAGCGCTCGCTGCCGAGGGGTGGCGTGGCACGGTCATCGGTTTCGAGGAGTTCCGGATGCGGGAGGCGGAGGCAGTTCCAGCCGACCCGCCGACGGTGCGTGACGGCGACGAGGCGTTCCTGCTGCTGTTCTCGTCGGGCACGACGAGCGATCCGAAAGCCTTCCTGAAGACCCGCGCACAGTACCGCGCGAACTTCGCGATCTCGAGTGCGCATCTCGAGCCGCGGCCGGGCGTCGCGACCCTCGCCCCCGGCCCGCTCTCGTACAGCCTCACCCTGTACGCGCTGATCGAATGCCTGGCATCCGGCGGCGGCGCGCATCTCGCCGACGTGTTCGAGCCGGCGGCGATCGCCCGGCGTGTGCGCGATGAGCGCATCACGCGGGTGGTCGCCGTGCCCGCCGTCGTGCAGGCCCTGACGGATGCCGCTCGCCGAGAGCGTTCGGCCTTCGCCGCGCTCGAGCTCGTCGTGACCGGCGGTGCGAATCTGCCCGCATCGATCCGCGCGGGTCTTGCCGAGGTGCTGCCCGCTGTGCGGCTGATCAGCTACTACGGCGCGGCGGAGATCGGGTTCATCGGCGACAGCCGCGCCGGAGACGGCACCCTCATCGGGGTCTATTCCGGCATCGGCATATCGGTGCGCGACGAGTCCGGAGAGCCGTTGCCCGACGGTGACGTCGGCGAGCTGTGGGTGCACGCGGAGGCCTGCTCGGACGGATACCTGGCGGGGACGAGCACCGACACTCTGGTGGGACCGGACGGCTGGGCGACCGTGCACGACCAGGCACGGGTGGAGGTCGGCAGGCTCGCGCTGCTCGGCCGCGCCGGCGACATCGCCGTGACCGGCGGACACAAGGTCTCGCTCCCCGAGGTGGAGCGCGCCTTCGACGGGATGCCGGGGCTCGGCGCCGTGTGCGCGGTGTCGCTCCCACATCCTCGACTGGGCGCGGTCGTGGCGCTCGTGGTCGAGAGCCCGGCACCGTCGAAGGACGCGCTGCGCGCCTGGGCCCGCAAGCGCCTCGCACCGCAGTTCGTACCGCGCCGGTGGTACGTCGTTCCGGTGCTCTCCCGCACCGCGGGCGGCAAGATCCGTCGCGGCGCGACCGCGGAACTCGCCCTCGCACCCGACGCACCGGCGGTGCGGTTGTGA
- a CDS encoding DUF202 domain-containing protein: MTDAAAESADRPFDAGLQTERTLLAWRRTCLSLAVGNGAAIKYLSDALGAWATLLGFLGLALSVVAWVLCTIRYRRAHGGLVRDESLIVSGRLPALVTAAVGAAGVAGLVVLFVQWRPW, from the coding sequence GTGACGGATGCCGCTGCCGAGTCCGCCGATCGTCCGTTCGACGCCGGGCTGCAGACCGAGCGCACGCTGCTCGCCTGGCGGCGGACCTGCCTGTCGCTCGCGGTCGGCAACGGCGCGGCGATCAAGTACCTCTCCGACGCGCTCGGGGCGTGGGCGACGCTGCTCGGCTTTCTCGGTCTCGCTCTCTCCGTCGTGGCCTGGGTACTGTGCACCATCCGCTATCGCAGGGCGCACGGCGGCCTGGTTCGCGACGAGTCGCTCATCGTGAGCGGGCGACTGCCGGCGCTCGTGACCGCCGCGGTCGGCGCGGCGGGCGTCGCCGGACTCGTGGTGCTCTTCGTGCAGTGGCGCCCTTGGTGA
- a CDS encoding glyceraldehyde-3-phosphate dehydrogenase translates to MNDFAARHDEWTSREELAERMIPLIGSLRRERDVVTSLHGHRLLGLSTKGLLEVHERVAQLGHAQLRVEDTLAVLEGLRRLNPGASSIDVARLVEGHAADDRDLDEYLREVLAPALGAEAAEPTDVVLYGFGRIGRLLARILIAHTSGGSGLRLRAIVVRRGAENDLVKRASLLLHDSVHGRFEGSVEVDEASSRIIANGTRIQVIYSDDPASVDYTTYGIHDAIVVDNTGRWRDADGLSQHLRAKGVARVLLTAPGKGELKNIVHGINDGTIDDSDRILSAASCTTNAITPVLKAVDEAYGIVRGHVETVHSFTNDQNLTDNFHKGDRRGRSAVLNMVITETGAAKAVARALPELAGKLTGSAIRVPTPDVSLAVLHLTLENPADRDQLNDYLRRASLHSRLRQQIDYVESPEVVSTDFVGSHRAGIVDGLATIATGNDVVLYVWYDNEYGYSCQVIRVIETMAGSHPVVIPTRREVTLTA, encoded by the coding sequence ATGAACGATTTCGCCGCCCGCCACGACGAATGGACCTCGCGAGAGGAGCTGGCCGAGCGGATGATCCCGCTCATCGGGTCGCTCCGCCGCGAGCGCGACGTGGTGACGTCCCTGCACGGACACCGCCTGCTCGGCCTCTCGACCAAGGGACTGCTCGAGGTGCACGAGCGGGTCGCACAGCTCGGGCACGCGCAGCTGCGCGTGGAGGACACCCTGGCGGTGCTCGAGGGGCTTCGACGGCTGAACCCGGGCGCCTCGTCGATCGACGTCGCCCGCCTCGTCGAGGGCCACGCGGCGGACGACCGCGACCTCGACGAGTACCTCCGTGAGGTGCTCGCCCCGGCGCTCGGCGCCGAAGCGGCGGAGCCGACGGATGTCGTGCTGTACGGCTTCGGGCGCATCGGACGTCTGCTCGCCCGCATCCTCATCGCGCACACCAGCGGCGGCAGTGGCCTTCGCCTGCGCGCGATCGTGGTCCGTCGCGGCGCCGAGAACGACCTCGTCAAGCGCGCCTCGCTGCTGCTGCACGACTCCGTGCACGGCCGGTTCGAGGGCTCGGTCGAGGTCGACGAGGCGAGTTCCCGGATCATCGCCAACGGCACCCGCATCCAGGTGATCTACTCCGACGATCCGGCATCCGTCGACTACACGACGTACGGCATCCACGACGCGATCGTCGTCGACAACACCGGTCGCTGGCGCGACGCCGACGGCCTGTCGCAGCACCTGCGCGCGAAGGGCGTGGCCCGCGTGCTGCTCACCGCGCCGGGCAAGGGCGAGCTGAAGAACATCGTGCACGGCATCAACGACGGCACGATCGACGACTCGGATCGCATCCTGTCCGCGGCATCCTGCACGACCAACGCGATCACTCCGGTGCTGAAGGCGGTCGACGAGGCGTACGGCATCGTGCGCGGCCACGTCGAGACGGTGCACTCGTTCACGAACGACCAGAACCTCACCGACAACTTCCACAAGGGCGACCGTCGCGGTCGCAGCGCGGTGCTGAACATGGTCATCACCGAGACCGGTGCGGCCAAGGCCGTCGCACGCGCGCTGCCCGAGCTGGCCGGCAAGCTGACCGGTTCGGCGATCCGCGTGCCCACCCCCGACGTATCGCTCGCGGTGTTGCACCTGACGCTCGAGAACCCGGCCGACCGGGACCAGCTCAACGACTACCTGCGCCGGGCATCGCTGCACTCCAGGCTGCGCCAGCAGATCGATTACGTCGAGAGCCCGGAGGTCGTCTCCACCGACTTCGTCGGCTCTCACCGCGCCGGCATCGTCGACGGTCTGGCCACGATCGCCACCGGCAACGATGTCGTGCTGTACGTCTGGTACGACAACGAGTACGGCTACTCCTGCCAGGTCATCCGCGTGATCGAGACGATGGCCGGTTCGCACCCGGTCGTCATCCCGACCCGTCGTGAGGTCACGCTGACGGCGTGA
- a CDS encoding acyl-CoA dehydrogenase family protein: MTDNSPDRHAALAERYLPDALLEQFRERAAVYDRENGFFDEDLADLKDAGYLRLFVPEELGGAGLNLNEVSKLQQRLATAAPATALAINMHLMCTGVVHAMRERGDHSLDWVLEEAAAGEIFAFGISEPSNDWVLQGSKSTAVPQDDGGYLISGVKIFTSLSPVWTRLIVHGADASDDQMLIYGFLERDADGITVSDDWDVMGMRASQSRATILKDVRMRPERVARRIPSGRYPDLLTFAITSNFQLLIGSVYAGVAQRALQLAVAGLKARKSAKAGTTYAEVPETRIRLADAHMEFMAVPAQLEAYCRDFDELADHGAGWPLRLVSARLNASTAARRTAEEALMCTSGSGFGNAHEASRLFRDATAGLFHPPSADAARPMYAAALLDD; encoded by the coding sequence ATGACGGACAACTCCCCTGATCGGCACGCTGCGCTGGCCGAGCGGTATCTGCCCGACGCGCTGCTGGAGCAGTTCCGCGAGCGGGCCGCGGTGTACGACCGCGAGAACGGGTTCTTCGATGAGGATCTCGCCGACCTGAAGGATGCCGGTTACCTACGGCTGTTCGTGCCGGAGGAGCTCGGCGGTGCCGGACTGAACCTCAACGAGGTGTCGAAGCTGCAGCAGCGTCTCGCGACCGCCGCCCCGGCGACGGCGCTCGCGATCAACATGCACCTGATGTGCACCGGCGTCGTGCACGCGATGCGCGAGCGCGGCGACCACTCGCTGGACTGGGTGCTCGAGGAGGCCGCCGCCGGCGAGATCTTCGCATTCGGCATCAGCGAGCCCTCGAACGACTGGGTGCTGCAGGGCTCGAAGTCCACAGCTGTTCCGCAGGACGACGGCGGCTACCTGATCTCGGGCGTGAAGATCTTCACCTCCCTGTCGCCGGTGTGGACCCGGCTGATCGTGCACGGCGCGGATGCCTCGGACGATCAGATGCTGATCTACGGATTCCTGGAGCGGGACGCCGACGGCATCACCGTCTCGGACGACTGGGACGTCATGGGCATGCGCGCCTCGCAGAGCCGCGCCACCATTCTGAAGGACGTGCGGATGCGGCCGGAGCGCGTCGCCCGCAGGATCCCCTCCGGCCGGTACCCCGACCTGCTGACGTTCGCGATCACGAGCAACTTCCAGCTGCTGATCGGCTCGGTCTACGCCGGCGTCGCGCAGCGGGCGCTGCAGCTGGCGGTCGCGGGGCTGAAGGCGCGGAAGTCGGCGAAGGCCGGCACCACCTACGCGGAGGTCCCCGAGACCCGCATCCGCCTGGCCGACGCGCACATGGAGTTCATGGCTGTCCCCGCCCAGCTGGAGGCGTACTGCCGCGACTTCGACGAGCTGGCCGACCACGGCGCCGGCTGGCCGCTGCGCCTGGTCAGCGCCCGCCTGAACGCCTCCACCGCCGCCCGCCGCACGGCAGAGGAGGCCCTCATGTGCACCAGCGGCTCCGGCTTCGGCAACGCCCACGAGGCCAGCCGTCTGTTCCGCGACGCCACCGCCGGCCTCTTCCATCCGCCGAGCGCCGACGCCGCCCGCCCGATGTACGCCGCCGCCCTCCTCGACGACTGA
- a CDS encoding Lrp/AsnC family transcriptional regulator: MVELDETDHAILRMLKKDARSSMTAIADAVHISRAGAHARIKRMTDAGVITGYTVRTDPMLLGHHASAYVMVAIEQASWQEVRDRLHSIAEVEHMALMGGDFDVLLLVRARDNRDLRRIVLEEIQAIPQVRSSRTSLIFEDWGS, from the coding sequence ATGGTGGAGCTCGACGAGACCGATCACGCGATCCTGCGCATGCTGAAGAAGGATGCCCGCTCATCCATGACGGCCATCGCCGACGCCGTGCACATCTCGCGCGCCGGCGCGCATGCCCGCATCAAGCGGATGACGGATGCCGGCGTCATCACCGGGTACACGGTGCGCACCGACCCGATGCTGCTCGGGCACCACGCCTCGGCCTACGTGATGGTCGCGATAGAGCAGGCCAGCTGGCAGGAGGTGCGTGACCGGTTGCACAGCATCGCCGAGGTCGAGCACATGGCGCTCATGGGCGGCGACTTCGACGTGCTGCTGCTGGTGCGTGCGCGGGACAACCGGGATCTGCGGAGGATCGTGCTCGAGGAGATCCAGGCGATCCCGCAGGTGCGGTCCTCCCGGACGTCGCTGATCTTCGAGGACTGGGGTTCTTGA
- a CDS encoding HAD-IA family hydrolase — protein MTQSFRIRAVLLDMDGTLVDSTAAVERTWLAWAKPHGLDPARVLEVVHGRQGYESMAILLPDRPHEQNIAENAVMLATEAEDVTGVVAVSGAGDLLAALASHPHAIVTSADVRLMQARMGEARLQIPSLHITAENVTSSKPDPEGFLLGASELGVDPADCLVFEDSEAGIAAAKAAGMRVIGVGATSGRMPPTWSWPTSPASGSRRMPTA, from the coding sequence ATGACCCAGTCGTTCCGCATCCGTGCCGTGCTCCTCGACATGGACGGGACACTGGTCGACTCGACGGCCGCGGTCGAGCGCACCTGGCTGGCCTGGGCGAAGCCGCATGGGCTCGATCCCGCACGCGTGCTCGAGGTCGTGCACGGTCGGCAGGGTTACGAGAGCATGGCGATCCTGCTGCCGGATCGCCCGCACGAGCAGAACATCGCCGAGAACGCCGTCATGCTCGCCACCGAGGCCGAGGACGTCACGGGCGTCGTCGCCGTATCCGGTGCCGGCGATCTGCTCGCCGCGCTGGCGTCGCATCCGCACGCGATCGTGACCTCGGCGGATGTGCGGCTGATGCAGGCCCGGATGGGCGAGGCCCGTCTGCAGATCCCGTCCCTGCACATCACCGCGGAGAACGTCACGTCGTCCAAGCCCGATCCTGAGGGCTTCCTGCTCGGTGCGTCCGAGCTCGGCGTCGATCCGGCGGACTGCCTGGTGTTCGAGGACTCCGAGGCGGGCATCGCCGCTGCGAAGGCCGCCGGAATGCGCGTGATCGGCGTGGGCGCGACCTCGGGGCGCATGCCCCCGACCTGGTCGTGGCCGACCTCACCGGCATCCGGATCGAGGCGGATGCCGACGGCCTGA
- a CDS encoding winged helix DNA-binding domain-containing protein, whose amino-acid sequence MNTKRLLAERLRSHRLTAPARTVADAASHLLAVQSQDFVAGRWALAARTRGAVTLSQVDAAFTRGEIVRAWPMRGTLHTVPARDLGWMLSVTAERQRQQAASRHRQLGIDDGIVAAAERVIRERIDGGMTRAQVFEAFESAGIDPREQRGIHLLFVLTINGALCQGPVAGKDQLFVLAEEWITDAAQPDDPLAELFVRYIDGHGPAGAADLAWWAGLTLGMAREAVERGRRRVVEIDDGVFTASDAPRRAPRAASVHALPAFDEYYISYADRSPVCAPEHAMTVGPGKNGMVRPTIVADGRIVGTWSHAGAGGPAPEPQFFAPPSDEVADGAASALARFAAFRAG is encoded by the coding sequence GTGAACACGAAACGCCTGCTCGCCGAGCGGCTGCGCTCGCACCGGCTCACGGCACCGGCACGCACGGTGGCGGATGCCGCTTCGCACCTGCTCGCGGTACAGAGTCAGGACTTCGTGGCCGGACGCTGGGCGCTCGCCGCACGCACCCGCGGCGCCGTCACGCTGTCGCAGGTGGACGCCGCGTTCACCCGCGGCGAGATCGTGCGGGCCTGGCCGATGCGCGGCACGCTGCACACCGTGCCGGCCCGTGACCTCGGCTGGATGCTGTCGGTGACGGCGGAGCGGCAGCGCCAGCAGGCGGCGAGCCGCCATCGCCAGCTGGGCATCGACGACGGGATCGTCGCTGCGGCGGAGCGCGTCATCCGGGAGCGCATCGACGGCGGCATGACCAGGGCGCAGGTGTTCGAGGCGTTCGAGTCGGCCGGCATCGACCCGCGGGAACAGCGCGGCATCCATCTGCTGTTCGTGCTGACGATCAACGGCGCTCTCTGTCAGGGGCCGGTCGCAGGCAAAGACCAGCTGTTCGTGCTCGCCGAGGAATGGATCACGGATGCCGCCCAGCCGGACGATCCGCTCGCCGAGCTGTTCGTGCGGTACATCGACGGCCACGGGCCGGCCGGAGCGGCCGATCTGGCGTGGTGGGCGGGGCTCACGCTCGGCATGGCCCGCGAGGCGGTGGAGCGCGGCAGGCGCCGGGTGGTCGAGATCGATGACGGCGTGTTCACCGCGTCGGATGCCCCGCGCCGCGCGCCGCGCGCGGCCTCCGTGCACGCGCTGCCGGCATTCGACGAGTACTACATCTCCTACGCCGACCGCTCGCCGGTGTGCGCCCCCGAGCACGCGATGACGGTCGGTCCCGGGAAGAACGGCATGGTGCGACCCACGATCGTCGCAGACGGCCGGATCGTCGGCACCTGGTCGCATGCCGGCGCCGGTGGGCCGGCTCCCGAGCCGCAGTTCTTCGCGCCGCCGTCGGACGAGGTCGCAGATGGCGCAGCATCCGCCCTCGCCCGTTTCGCGGCGTTCCGCGCGGGCTGA
- a CDS encoding beta-ketoacyl-[acyl-carrier-protein] synthase family protein, translating to MNRRVVITGLGAITPSGLDVPSLWDAVVHGRCAITALEGAEFDGLPVRIGGQVRGFDPASVIEPSLARRLSPVQHWAIAAADQAMTQAGAIHVDTAAFAHVHPPRGSALPAEASATQPRGSRTPPREAHAEASAQTPSGSSLPWDPSRFGVLAATGSGPIDAMQQATRALDAKGPRGVPLTLVVYGAPDAAAALLSQRYGARGPAHGVTATCASSAIGLGDALRRIRHGYADAVLVVGMEDCLNPVNLASNANLRALASGYEDDPASASRPFDRARRGFVMAQGAAALLIEAADVAEARGAVPLAELSGFGESSDAHHPTAPEPHGRGAALAIAAALADAGIAAADVDHVNAHGTGTPAGDAAELSALRAVFGDRLSGIPITATKSSTGHLLGASGAVEAVIAVQSLLTGILPPTINLDDPGFTGIDIVTDAREHPVETVLSNSFGFGGHNGALVLRRAEGITP from the coding sequence GTGAACCGCCGCGTCGTCATCACAGGGCTCGGGGCGATCACCCCCTCCGGCCTCGACGTCCCCTCGCTGTGGGACGCCGTGGTGCACGGGCGCTGCGCGATCACCGCGCTGGAAGGCGCGGAGTTCGACGGCCTCCCCGTGCGTATCGGCGGGCAGGTGCGCGGATTCGATCCGGCTTCCGTCATCGAACCGTCGCTGGCGCGCCGGCTGAGCCCTGTGCAGCACTGGGCGATCGCCGCCGCAGACCAGGCGATGACGCAGGCCGGTGCGATCCACGTCGACACGGCGGCCTTCGCTCACGTGCACCCGCCGCGGGGAAGTGCGCTTCCCGCGGAAGCATCCGCCACTCAGCCCCGCGGCAGCCGCACACCTCCGCGCGAAGCGCACGCCGAAGCGTCCGCGCAGACGCCGTCGGGATCCTCCCTCCCGTGGGATCCGTCCCGCTTCGGCGTCCTCGCCGCGACCGGCTCCGGCCCGATCGACGCGATGCAGCAGGCCACGCGCGCCCTCGACGCGAAGGGGCCGCGCGGCGTGCCGCTCACGCTCGTCGTCTACGGCGCTCCGGATGCCGCCGCCGCGCTGCTCAGTCAGCGCTACGGCGCCCGGGGGCCGGCGCACGGCGTCACGGCGACCTGTGCGAGCAGCGCCATCGGCCTCGGCGACGCACTGCGCCGCATCCGGCACGGCTACGCCGACGCCGTGCTCGTCGTCGGCATGGAGGACTGCCTGAACCCGGTCAACCTCGCCTCGAACGCCAACCTGCGCGCGCTCGCCAGCGGCTACGAGGACGACCCGGCGAGCGCGAGCCGCCCCTTCGATCGAGCCCGCCGCGGGTTCGTGATGGCGCAGGGCGCGGCGGCGCTGCTCATCGAAGCCGCCGACGTCGCCGAGGCGCGCGGGGCGGTCCCCCTGGCTGAGCTCTCCGGCTTCGGCGAATCCAGCGATGCGCACCATCCGACCGCTCCCGAGCCGCATGGCCGCGGTGCCGCGCTCGCGATCGCGGCGGCGCTGGCGGATGCCGGGATCGCCGCCGCCGACGTCGATCATGTCAACGCCCACGGCACCGGCACTCCCGCCGGCGACGCCGCCGAACTGTCCGCGCTGCGCGCCGTGTTCGGAGACCGCCTCAGCGGCATCCCGATCACGGCGACGAAGTCGTCGACCGGCCATCTGCTCGGCGCCTCCGGTGCGGTCGAGGCGGTGATCGCCGTGCAGAGCCTGCTCACCGGCATCCTGCCGCCGACGATCAACCTCGACGACCCGGGGTTCACCGGGATCGACATCGTGACGGATGCCCGCGAGCATCCCGTCGAGACCGTGCTGTCGAACTCGTTCGGGTTCGGCGGCCACAACGGCGCGCTCGTGCTGCGACGCGCGGAAGGGATCACCCCATGA
- a CDS encoding helix-turn-helix domain-containing protein — MASTGLELTTLGHRIRHHRVARGLTLDELGAKVGIAGSQLSLIENGKREPKLSLLQAIAEACGTEVSDLISGEPPNRRAALEIELDRAQRSPVFRQLGIAPVRVTKGMSDETIESVLGLHHELQRREREAIATPEEARRANTELRLRMRAQNNYRGDIEKLAEKQLKAAGHVSGALTHRTVSIMAEKLGFELIYANDLPHSTRSLTDLENGRIYLPPASIPGGHGLRSMALQAMAHRLLGHTPPTDYADFLQQRLEINYFAACCLIPETAGVAFLQQAKKDRNLAVEDFRDAFGVTHEAAAMRMTNLMTEHLGMRLHMLRVDSSGAITRVYENDDLPLPMDVTGAVEGQPVCRKFQARAAFGQQNRTTEQHQYTDTPAGTFWCATQTGTSSDGEFSVTIGVPFDDARWWRGRETSARAQSTCPDEACCRRPDAEQVNRWSGRAWPSARVHTHMFSPLPRGAFPGVDDTEVYDFLERHAAG, encoded by the coding sequence ATGGCGAGCACCGGACTGGAACTGACCACCCTCGGCCACCGCATCCGGCACCACCGGGTGGCGCGCGGCCTCACCCTCGACGAGCTCGGTGCCAAGGTCGGCATCGCCGGATCGCAGCTCAGCCTGATCGAGAACGGCAAGCGCGAGCCCAAGCTGTCGCTGCTGCAGGCGATCGCCGAGGCCTGCGGCACCGAGGTCTCCGATCTGATCTCGGGCGAGCCGCCGAATCGCAGGGCCGCGCTCGAGATCGAGCTCGATCGTGCCCAGCGCTCACCCGTGTTCCGCCAGCTCGGCATCGCGCCGGTGCGCGTGACCAAGGGCATGAGCGACGAGACCATCGAGTCCGTGCTCGGCCTGCACCACGAACTGCAGCGCCGCGAGCGCGAGGCGATCGCCACTCCGGAGGAGGCGCGCCGCGCCAACACCGAGCTGCGGCTGCGGATGCGGGCGCAGAACAACTACCGCGGCGACATCGAGAAGCTCGCCGAGAAGCAGCTCAAGGCCGCCGGTCACGTCTCCGGCGCCCTCACGCACCGCACCGTGAGCATCATGGCCGAGAAGCTCGGCTTCGAGCTCATCTATGCGAACGACCTGCCGCACTCCACCCGGTCGCTCACCGATCTCGAGAACGGCCGCATCTACCTGCCTCCGGCGTCCATCCCCGGCGGGCACGGCCTGCGATCGATGGCGCTGCAAGCCATGGCGCACCGGCTGCTCGGGCACACGCCGCCCACCGACTACGCCGATTTCCTGCAGCAGCGCCTGGAGATCAACTACTTCGCGGCGTGCTGCCTGATCCCCGAGACCGCCGGCGTCGCCTTCCTGCAGCAGGCGAAGAAGGACCGCAACCTCGCGGTCGAGGACTTCCGCGACGCGTTCGGCGTCACGCACGAAGCGGCCGCGATGCGCATGACCAACCTCATGACCGAGCACCTCGGCATGCGCCTGCACATGCTGCGCGTGGACTCGTCGGGCGCGATCACCCGGGTCTACGAGAACGACGACCTGCCGCTGCCGATGGACGTCACCGGCGCGGTGGAGGGGCAGCCCGTGTGCCGCAAGTTCCAGGCGCGTGCGGCGTTCGGCCAGCAGAACCGCACCACCGAGCAGCACCAGTACACCGACACCCCGGCCGGAACGTTCTGGTGCGCGACGCAGACCGGCACGTCGAGCGACGGCGAGTTCTCGGTGACCATCGGCGTGCCCTTCGACGACGCCCGCTGGTGGCGCGGACGCGAGACCTCGGCGCGCGCGCAGTCGACCTGCCCCGACGAGGCCTGCTGCCGGCGCCCGGATGCCGAGCAGGTCAACCGCTGGAGCGGCAGGGCCTGGCCGAGCGCCCGTGTGCACACGCACATGTTCTCGCCGCTGCCCCGCGGCGCGTTCCCCGGCGTCGACGACACCGAGGTCTACGACTTCCTCGAGCGGCACGCCGCCGGCTGA
- a CDS encoding YidH family protein: protein MSDRRFPRRVYGVGEEPDPRFSLANERTFLAWIRTALALVAVGIAIEALQLDIHPVPRFLAAVLFVLLGVIATVHAWLSWARSERAMRLHLALPGPTTGVVIAAGVIIAILLLGAGLFL from the coding sequence ATGAGCGATCGACGATTCCCCCGGCGCGTGTACGGCGTGGGGGAGGAGCCCGATCCCCGGTTCTCACTCGCGAACGAGCGCACGTTCCTCGCCTGGATCCGCACGGCGCTCGCGCTGGTGGCGGTCGGCATAGCGATCGAGGCGCTGCAGCTCGACATCCATCCGGTGCCGCGCTTCCTCGCGGCGGTGCTGTTCGTGCTGCTGGGCGTCATCGCGACCGTGCACGCCTGGCTGTCGTGGGCGCGCAGCGAGCGCGCGATGCGGCTGCACCTGGCCCTGCCCGGTCCCACCACCGGCGTCGTGATCGCGGCCGGGGTGATCATCGCGATCCTGCTGCTCGGCGCGGGGCTCTTCCTGTGA